A genomic window from Acidiferrobacteraceae bacterium includes:
- a CDS encoding DUF971 domain-containing protein, with protein MSSKPTEIKLHRASRILEIAFEDGRRFELPCEYLRVYSPSAEVRGHGPGQEVLQLGKENVNIEQIEPVGNYAVILHFDDGHNTGIYSWETLYELGDQQDKYWADYLARLDEAGYKRKVSADEAGK; from the coding sequence ATGAGCAGCAAACCGACCGAAATCAAGCTTCACCGCGCGAGCCGAATCCTGGAAATCGCATTCGAGGACGGCAGGCGGTTCGAACTGCCCTGTGAGTACCTGAGGGTTTATTCGCCCTCGGCCGAAGTGCGCGGGCACGGTCCCGGGCAGGAGGTGCTGCAGTTGGGCAAGGAAAACGTGAACATTGAGCAGATCGAGCCCGTGGGCAACTACGCCGTAATCCTGCATTTCGACGATGGCCACAATACCGGTATCTACTCCTGGGAGACGCTGTATGAACTGGGCGACCAGCAGGACAAGTACTGGGCCGACTATCTGGCACGCCTTGATGAGGCCGGCTACAAG